The DNA segment GAGCCGGTGTAGTCTGCATCGATTGTGAAATTGTTGAAGACTGGCGAACCGTTCAGCACGCAATCCTTGGAGCTGGTCGCATTGAAGATGACGTCGTCCGTTGCGCCCGGCACGCCATCGGGATCCCAGTTCGCGGCTTCGTCCCAGTTCTCCGTCGCACCGCCGCCATCCCACACAAGGGGCGGCACGATGATGCTTTCGTCGAGTGTGTCGGAAGGATCTTCGTTGTCCTGGTAGTGCACGGTGAGTTCTTCGTCGCCGGATTTCTGAAGGATGCCGTCTCCAGGCACTGCCGCACCGGTTGCGGTCATCAGCGGCGTTGCGTTTCGGAAAAAACTCGAACGCACATCGGTTTCATTCAGAACAAGGACTTCCTCGTCGCCGGTGGTGGCGCTGCGGACGGTGACCTCGGTCGTTTCGGCCACAGCGCCATTCGTGTTTTCATCGAAGTCATCGAGAGTGATGTAGACTTCGCCTCCATCGGGAACAGATCGCACGGCATTGCCGTCGGCGTCAGTGAAGCCAAGGCTCTTGGCGGGATGCAGCATGACACCGGGGGGATTCTCAATGACAGTTCCATAGTTTCGGAACTCGCGAATATCGGACAAATCGACTTGGGCCGACGGCTCGATAGTCACCGTGTTGCCGTTGATGATGGTGAAGTCGGAGCGGCCGCCAATAAAGTCGAGGCTTCCATCGAAGAGATGAATGTCAGCCGATGTTCCGGATGCGACGAAGGAACCATAGACGTTATCGAGGACAAGATTGCCGCGGATATTGACAGTGACGGGAGTTCTGCTGAAAACGCTGAAGCCCGAAATGTTGAGGCCGGATGGGCGAACGTCAAACTCCTGGATTCCAGCGCCCTGGATAGTGAAAGCGCCTGGCGTTGCGGTGCCGCCGGAGAATCGGAAATCGCCGTAGAGTTCCTGGCCGACAGTGCCCCATTCGATTGCTCCGCCGGACTGCTGGAAGTCGCCATAGATCTGGGCGGCCGCACGATCAAAGACAATCGTTCCGATATAGGTCGAATCGACCGTCATGTTGTTCATCGGGAAGTAGCCGAAATCGAGGAGCACGTCTTTGTTGCTGGTTGCGTTGAAGACGACGCTGTCGAATCGGGTTGGAACGGAGTCGGTGCTCCAGTTCTCGGGTTCGTTCCAGGAATCGGTGGCTCCGCCGCCGTCCCAAACGAAGTCGGAGACCTGAAGAGGGCGAGAGATCGTGTCGTTCGGATCTTCTGCGTCGGTGTAAACGGCGAGCAGATCTTCGTTCGTCGCAAACTGCAGAATGCCGTCGCCCGGGTTCGCTGCCTGATCGCTGGTCAGCAGCGGCGTGCTGTTTCGGAAGAGTCCCACCGTCATATCGACTTCCTGCAGTGTGAGAACTTCGGTGTCGCCAGTGGTTGGGCTGGAGACCGTGACCTCGACGGTGTCGATCGCTTCAGAGTCGAGGTTCTCTTCGAGGTCGATCACCGTGACGAAGATGTCGCCGCCGGGCGGCAGCGAGGAGACGGCGATTCCTTGCGAATCGGTGAAGCTCATCGCCTGCGCATCGAAGAGCAGAGTGCCAGTGCCTTCTTCGATTCGCTTGCCCTGGTAGGTCGAGAACTCAAGCGCCTGGCGGGCGTCGATGATGACGCCGTCCTCCAGGATGATGGTCGCCTTCTGGTGCAGGTAGGACGACCCCGCGCCAAGGACGACGCTCGATCCCGTCTTGAATCGGAATGTTGTCGTGCGCGCAAACGCGGAGAGATTGAATGAAGAATCGACCGACAAGTTGACGTCGAAGTCGACGTTGATATTATCCCACGTCGACATGTCGAAGATCGGAGTGACGAGCGGATTGGCGACGCTCTGGATGACGCTCGAGCGCTGCTGGCGCATCAGAATGCGGCCAATATCGGCCGTGCCGCCGGTGTGGATGAAACTTCCTCGAAAGAGGGCTGCGCCGCTCGTTTCGAATGTTCCCGATCGGAGAATGAAATCTTCCTGGATCGTGATCTCCGGCTGGCAGGAAAACGTCCCCGTATAGCCCGTATCCAGCGTGAGGGAATTCACGAGAATGTTGGCGCCGGCCAGGTGGCAATCTTCGACGGAGGTTCCGTTGAAGACCACGTCGTCGAGCTCGCTGGGGATGCGATTGAGGTCCCAGTTGTCGGGGTTGTTGAAGAGGCCGTCGCCGCCGGTGTCGCTCCAGGTGATCGTCTCCGCAGAGACCGCAACGGGCAGAGCAAGCATCAGAAGACAAGCAACGAAGAACCGCATGGTAACCCCAATCCGCCCGCTGTGGGCGCCTTCACTGGATTTGACTTCGTCCCAAAATCGCCGCCCGGGGCGGAGTCCCTCGACGGCCCACGCGCCAAATGCTCCGCCCGGGTGACGAAAACGGCGGAACTGGTGCGGTGAGCTGAGATTAGGGCAGATAGCAGTATTCAGGCCCCGAGAGGGGGAGCGGCGGAAACGTGTCTGGCTGAAACAAGGGCTGTTGTCCCTCGAGCAGGGCGATGGAGCAGGTTAGTGGCGCAGGCCCCGCAGGAACAAGCGAGTGAATCGCAATGTGTAGACGGCTTCGGACAAGGCGAAGGGCACCATCTTCAGATGCCACCACACTCCGATCGGAGTGAGGAGCTTCCATTTTCGGCTGCCATAGCGTTTCCAGAATTCGTTTAGCCACACGCGCCGCATCGGCAGTTGAAATGTGCGCTGGATCCAATCACCAACACCATGCACACGCCCCGTCAGATCCTGCATGTGCCTGCTGACGCGACCGGCCATTCCGTCGCTTCGGGTACGAAATTCCGTCTCCAGAATCACGTTCTGGAAGATGTAGTACTCTCGCAGGAAGAGGCCGAGATATCGCATGTGACGCCACACTTCGCTCAGGACATGCGACAGGATAGAGGCTCGGGAGTAATCAGGCCGTCTCTCCTTGAATGGGCGGTGTCTGTAGAGTCCTGCGGTCATGGGATGCGATCGCTCAACGAGATATGCCCACCGGTACCAAAGGAATCCTTTGATCAGGCGCCAACGAGCTGAGGAGTCTTTATGGGCAATGAGTGTGCTGACCATATTGTCCATGCTGTAGAATTGACGGACGGCCTGATTGTAGGCATGCATCCACTCCTGCTCGCTCATATGTTCATGTTCATAACTCACGATCGTTGAGTCGTAGTTATTGAGGTCCGGACTCATGGATTGTCCCGCCATAAGGGCTTCGACCCAATCCTGACTACCCGGCAGCAGTGCCTTTATAAAGAAGGACGCTCGCGACATACCAGCCCTCAACAGCAGGCTCACGTCAGCTCGGATGCTCTCTGGAGTGTCGTGTTCGAAGCCAATCATGTATCCACCCTCGGGGGCGATACCGTGGCGGTGGCAATCGTTGAAGAAGGCGGGCAATTGCTCGACAGAATTCTGTTTCTTGTTCGCTAGGAGGATGTTCTTGCTGTTCATGCTTTCGATTCCACAGAAGAGTCCCTTTCCGCCGGCAGCCGCATATGCCTCAAGGAATCCCTCATTTGGGCCCGAGTTGCAGAGAACGTCGGCCTCAGCCCAGATATCGAATCTGCAGCCTTGATCCTGGAGCCCCTTCAGGCCAGACAGCAATTCACGCCAGTGAGGATTGCGGGCGAGATTGTCGGAAGCGAATAAGACGGTGATGCCTTTACCATAAGCTATGCACTGCTTGCGAACCCACTCCACCAGTGCTTGCGGATCTCGGCTTCGTACTTTGCGCCCGTGGGCCTGTATGGCTGCACAGAATCTGCATTTGAATGGGCAGCCACGCTCGGTGTCCACGGCTGCCACAGGCGAGGCAAAAGCTTGGAGATACCGTGTATCGTATATGCATCCGGGATCATTGATTTCCAGGGCCAATCCCGCTTCGTAGTAGTTCTTCTCGCGCCCTTTCACCAGATCTTCCAGAACATGGGCCCATGCATGGTTAGCATCTGCATCCCCGTGGAACACAACGACGCCTTGTGTTTCCAGGAGGCGTTGTATCTCTGCCGGCATCGTGTGCGGGCTTGGAACACCCGGGCGTAGTGGATCAATGGTGCTGATGCCCTTGAGGGAGGCGTTAATACTTGCCGTGATGTGTGGGCCTCCCCATACAACACGGGCGTCGTGTGACAAGGCGCCACGACAAAGGTCCAGTGCGCGCGGAAACTGATTGCTCTGGACACCGACGAGACCAACGACGAGCAGTGTGTTTTCTCGAGGGAATTTCTTCAGCAAGCGGCGAAAGGCCCGCTGTTGTGCCCGAATGCTGTCCTCGAAGATATGAACCTCGGTTTCTATGCCGGCGAAGCTCGGGAGATTCAGAGCCTCGTTTGTCAGGCTTTGCAGCACACGGAGCGTGTTGCAGGGAATCACACCACGGGCGTACGTTTGAACATATGAGCTGCCGCCGGACCGGTCGGCGTGGTCGTAGTTGGAGGGATGAACGAGAGCAATAACCAGGCGCCGAGGTTCGGAGTAGTGGTTTGTCGGATTTGGCCTGTACTGGGCAGTCGATTTCATGGGAGTTCATCCTTTCCATTTGGCGAATTTGCAGTTCGTCTCCGAGCACTTGCTCTTCTGAACGATTGCTCGGTGGGTACTCGGCAAGCGGGGTTACTTCTATCTCGAGTCTGCGGGTTCAGTGTTGCTCCTTCCATGTCTCCTCAGAGACATCCTCGGCGAGGAGGAACACCTGGATCATCGTGCCATTGGCGAAGGCATGAACGACCGAGCCTGTGTTCAGATCGACTTCAGCGGCTGCTTCCGTCACGTCGACGCCTGTGATATGTTTGATTTCCAGGCGCATTGCCTCCGAGGAGTTGGCGAAGAGTTGGCGGTGGAACTCTTGAAGTTGCACCGCTCCGGCAGGGCTTGCCGCCATCGCGCATTCTGCAGGACTGAGGGCACCATGCATCGTGATCACCAGAGTGTTGCCAGTCAGAACCACCGTGACTGTCCGCGGTTCATGGCCAGTTCTCTGTCGCTGGAGAGCGATGGCAGCCTGGGCTACTTGTTGGGCAATGGTCTGTTCGCTTCTGCACATGAGGCATACCTCTGAGTGCTGCCGTCTTTCGAGATCCGGCGGGGCAAAAAAAAGGACGCAGTTCCACACCGTTGTGTGGGGACCGCGTCGGGTTACTCTTAGAACGTGCTTCCTGGCCTCAGCCAAGCCGCCTTTTCTCTAGTCATCCAACCGCTGCAGGGCCAATTGCTGTTGCCCTTTGTACGTCAGACTATGGTAAAGATGGCCTCATACAACTCAGAATGCAAGGACAATTGGGCCTATCGTAAAGGTGGTGGCCGAACTCGACAGTCACTGGAGGCGGTCTTGTTTTCCGCGTCGGAAATCTGCCTTGGCGAAGGCCCATGCCCGTACTCTGAACTGCAAGGAAGCGGAGATGAATATGAAAACTCTGGGCGAAATCGAAGCAGCGATCTGCGAAGGCATCATCCACTTCGAGCGGGAACATATGGGGCGCGGTCCTCAGTTGATTCGCGCTCACCTGCTGGACGACTTCCTCGTTGTGCGCCTCCAGGGAGTTCTCACCGCAGCCGAGCAGCATCTGGTCAGGACTCTTCCGGCCGAAAAGGGCAGAGATCTGCTCAAGCAAGTCCGCACCCAGTTGGTCGAAACAGCCCGCCCGCTCCTCGAGGCCATGATCGAGGAGATCTCCGGCTCAAAAGTGATCAGCCTCCATCACGAT comes from the bacterium genome and includes:
- a CDS encoding DUF2294 domain-containing protein → MCRSEQTIAQQVAQAAIALQRQRTGHEPRTVTVVLTGNTLVITMHGALSPAECAMAASPAGAVQLQEFHRQLFANSSEAMRLEIKHITGVDVTEAAAEVDLNTGSVVHAFANGTMIQVFLLAEDVSEETWKEQH
- a CDS encoding radical SAM protein yields the protein MLQSLTNEALNLPSFAGIETEVHIFEDSIRAQQRAFRRLLKKFPRENTLLVVGLVGVQSNQFPRALDLCRGALSHDARVVWGGPHITASINASLKGISTIDPLRPGVPSPHTMPAEIQRLLETQGVVVFHGDADANHAWAHVLEDLVKGREKNYYEAGLALEINDPGCIYDTRYLQAFASPVAAVDTERGCPFKCRFCAAIQAHGRKVRSRDPQALVEWVRKQCIAYGKGITVLFASDNLARNPHWRELLSGLKGLQDQGCRFDIWAEADVLCNSGPNEGFLEAYAAAGGKGLFCGIESMNSKNILLANKKQNSVEQLPAFFNDCHRHGIAPEGGYMIGFEHDTPESIRADVSLLLRAGMSRASFFIKALLPGSQDWVEALMAGQSMSPDLNNYDSTIVSYEHEHMSEQEWMHAYNQAVRQFYSMDNMVSTLIAHKDSSARWRLIKGFLWYRWAYLVERSHPMTAGLYRHRPFKERRPDYSRASILSHVLSEVWRHMRYLGLFLREYYIFQNVILETEFRTRSDGMAGRVSRHMQDLTGRVHGVGDWIQRTFQLPMRRVWLNEFWKRYGSRKWKLLTPIGVWWHLKMVPFALSEAVYTLRFTRLFLRGLRH
- a CDS encoding DUF2294 domain-containing protein gives rise to the protein MKTLGEIEAAICEGIIHFEREHMGRGPQLIRAHLLDDFLVVRLQGVLTAAEQHLVRTLPAEKGRDLLKQVRTQLVETARPLLEAMIEEISGSKVISLHHDISTATGEEVLVFTLSSSPLLRASTRNR
- a CDS encoding choice-of-anchor D domain-containing protein, giving the protein MRFFVACLLMLALPVAVSAETITWSDTGGDGLFNNPDNWDLNRIPSELDDVVFNGTSVEDCHLAGANILVNSLTLDTGYTGTFSCQPEITIQEDFILRSGTFETSGAALFRGSFIHTGGTADIGRILMRQQRSSVIQSVANPLVTPIFDMSTWDNINVDFDVNLSVDSSFNLSAFARTTTFRFKTGSSVVLGAGSSYLHQKATIILEDGVIIDARQALEFSTYQGKRIEEGTGTLLFDAQAMSFTDSQGIAVSSLPPGGDIFVTVIDLEENLDSEAIDTVEVTVSSPTTGDTEVLTLQEVDMTVGLFRNSTPLLTSDQAANPGDGILQFATNEDLLAVYTDAEDPNDTISRPLQVSDFVWDGGGATDSWNEPENWSTDSVPTRFDSVVFNATSNKDVLLDFGYFPMNNMTVDSTYIGTIVFDRAAAQIYGDFQQSGGAIEWGTVGQELYGDFRFSGGTATPGAFTIQGAGIQEFDVRPSGLNISGFSVFSRTPVTVNIRGNLVLDNVYGSFVASGTSADIHLFDGSLDFIGGRSDFTIINGNTVTIEPSAQVDLSDIREFRNYGTVIENPPGVMLHPAKSLGFTDADGNAVRSVPDGGEVYITLDDFDENTNGAVAETTEVTVRSATTGDEEVLVLNETDVRSSFFRNATPLMTATGAAVPGDGILQKSGDEELTVHYQDNEDPSDTLDESIIVPPLVWDGGGATENWDEAANWDPDGVPGATDDVIFNATSSKDCVLNGSPVFNNFTIDADYTGSILPEKFLRPEVRGNFTQNGGAFIDDTGWWTVRGDLQVTTGTFVMKNLAQIVTRDAVCDFGPQPVDFSTLEFSSTNNSSIDAKGTFTFAGYMEFRESVRVTLVEGSATGGPTSTSFIASGSAFKISDGTQVSLGNPNGFNNYGSLIEEGSGVMRVPAIGLGLSDANGNLISEIALGSDVFVKLIDSDENTSGSLRDTSTVTISTSNSADQEIIVVNETGTKTGTFINSTGLPMQFGTAVPGNGILELNQTDNVRARYIDNEDPTDFLEPSPIPVLTPEITVLNGVTPIASGSGPFDLGSTDAGAESLRSEFAIRNVGAADLQIADVTATGGFLIEGAPSAVTAGSSATLTVALPTTTAGDFSGTVEIHSNDFDESTFTFTVTATITAPAIQVSQGGTPLANDAGPIDLGQANYLGTPLSATLLIESIGNSDLIIATADITNSYTISLTPMTIPTGESESFTVDLATSLPGTFEGTLQITSNDVNDSPFELTFTAQVLDAEIAARYQGNALESGVSLVDLGSHFVGATPVEAELLIENTGDAPLVISNASVPSGFTLTQLPVDPIAPSHSQTLRFQLETQNAATLSGDLTFSTNDYNRPEFSISLSAEVLQRPAQESIAASLLMGENELAGNDINGDGVLDVADIVKTRNP